In Sedimentibacter sp. MB31-C6, one genomic interval encodes:
- a CDS encoding fructose-1,6-bisphosphatase, which translates to MNYSIDDSTKEFEDELRYLKLLSKQFPTIASASTEIINLQAILNLPKGTEHFLSDIHGECESFKHVLKNGSGNIKRKIKEVYGDTLSENEIKSLATLIYYPEQKLEIIHKQEENIEEWFRITIYRLIEVSRKAAFKYTRMKVRKALPKEFAYIIEELMHRGPEEIDKEEYYSEIIKTIIKIERADEFIIAMSKLIQRLVIDRLHIVGDIFDRGPGADIVMETITNYHSVDIQWGNHDILWMGAAAGSEACIATVIRICARYANLDTIEDGYGINILPLATFALETYSNDDCVAFKPKMENDIICSENDIKLISKMHKAISIIQFKLEGKIIKRRPHFCMDDRLLLNKINYEDGTINLDGKTYELIDKNFPTINPQNPYELNNEEKELIDKLKSSFLNSEKLQKHVRFLFSNGSMYLKFNSNLLYHGCIPVNEDGSFKKVKIGSSGKSYSGKSYFDRLEILVREGYFHKSNLEAKLYGMDLTWYLWTGPDSPLFGKDKMTTFERYFIDDKETHVEKKNPYFKLEDSEKMCKIIFEEFGLNPDTSHIINGHVPVKSKKGESPIRANGKLIVIDGGFSRAYQSTTGIAGYTLIYNSYGLLLVSHDPFESTQVAIEEEKDIHSTTMVLEKEVERKRVRDTDDGEKLIHQIKDLEMLLDAYRSGFIKEQ; encoded by the coding sequence ATGAATTATTCTATTGATGATTCAACTAAAGAATTTGAAGATGAACTAAGGTATTTAAAACTATTATCTAAGCAATTTCCTACTATAGCTTCAGCATCTACAGAAATAATAAATTTACAGGCAATATTAAATCTTCCTAAAGGAACTGAACATTTTTTGTCAGATATTCACGGAGAGTGCGAGTCTTTTAAACATGTACTAAAAAACGGCTCCGGTAACATAAAACGAAAGATTAAGGAAGTATATGGAGACACATTAAGTGAAAATGAAATTAAAAGTCTTGCAACACTAATTTATTATCCAGAACAAAAGTTGGAAATTATACATAAACAAGAAGAAAATATTGAAGAATGGTTTAGAATAACAATATATCGACTTATAGAAGTTAGTAGAAAGGCAGCGTTTAAATATACTCGTATGAAGGTTCGAAAGGCTTTGCCGAAGGAATTTGCATATATCATTGAAGAACTAATGCATAGAGGTCCTGAAGAAATTGACAAAGAAGAGTATTATAGTGAGATAATAAAAACTATTATTAAAATTGAAAGAGCTGATGAATTTATAATAGCAATGTCAAAACTTATTCAAAGATTAGTAATAGATAGGCTTCATATTGTAGGCGATATATTTGATAGAGGACCTGGTGCAGATATTGTAATGGAAACAATTACAAATTATCATTCTGTTGATATACAATGGGGAAATCATGATATTTTATGGATGGGTGCTGCTGCAGGCAGTGAAGCATGTATCGCAACAGTTATTAGAATATGCGCTAGATATGCAAATTTAGATACAATTGAAGATGGTTATGGAATAAATATACTTCCTTTAGCAACCTTTGCCTTAGAAACTTATAGTAATGATGATTGCGTTGCATTTAAACCTAAAATGGAAAATGATATAATTTGTAGTGAAAATGATATTAAACTGATATCAAAAATGCACAAAGCTATCTCTATAATACAATTTAAATTAGAAGGAAAAATAATTAAAAGACGTCCTCATTTTTGTATGGATGACAGACTTTTATTGAATAAAATTAATTATGAGGATGGTACAATAAACCTTGATGGTAAGACTTATGAATTGATTGATAAAAATTTTCCAACTATAAATCCTCAAAATCCTTATGAATTAAATAACGAAGAAAAGGAATTAATAGATAAATTAAAGTCTTCATTTTTAAATAGTGAAAAACTTCAAAAACATGTTAGATTTCTATTTTCAAATGGTAGTATGTATTTAAAATTTAATTCCAATTTATTGTATCATGGATGTATTCCTGTAAATGAAGATGGTAGCTTTAAAAAGGTTAAGATAGGATCATCAGGGAAATCGTATAGTGGTAAATCATATTTTGACAGACTTGAAATCTTAGTAAGGGAAGGGTATTTCCATAAAAGTAATCTAGAAGCAAAATTGTATGGTATGGATTTAACATGGTATTTATGGACTGGACCAGATTCGCCTCTTTTTGGAAAAGATAAAATGACAACATTTGAAAGATATTTTATTGATGATAAAGAAACTCATGTTGAAAAGAAAAATCCTTATTTTAAGTTAGAAGACAGTGAAAAAATGTGTAAAATAATTTTTGAGGAATTTGGGTTAAATCCTGATACATCTCATATAATAAATGGTCATGTTCCTGTAAAAAGTAAAAAAGGAGAAAGTCCTATAAGAGCAAATGGCAAACTGATAGTTATTGATGGAGGATTTTCTAGGGCATATCAAAGTACTACAGGAATAGCTGGATACACACTTATATATAATTCCTATGGACTTTTGTTAGTATCTCATGACCCATTTGAATCTACTCAAGTTGCTATTGAAGAAGAAAAGGATATTCATTCCACTACAATGGTGTTAGAAAAAGAAGTAGAAAGAAAAAGAGTTCGTGATACAGATGATGGAGAAAAATTAATACATCAAATCAAAGATTTAGAAATGCTTTTGGATGCATATAGATCTGGTTTTATAAAAGAACAATAG
- a CDS encoding FAD binding domain-containing protein: MFTIDKYIVVDSLKQAYELNQSKRNTIIGGMLWLKMGRKNIGTAIDLTSLNLNKIEESEESFKIGCMSTLRDIEVHNGLNSYFNGLFSKSVEHIVGVQMRNMATVGGSVYSKFGFSDILTSLLSLNCYVELYKGGTITLKEYVEMPLNNDILVSIIIMKDKRNASYSSHRISSTDLPVLTCAVSNIEKQWNIVLGARPMKAKLTQFTLNEKPNEENIKSMISNIIDSTSFGTNYRGSEKYRQILADVLIRRNIEEILHGGKYAS, from the coding sequence ATGTTTACAATAGATAAATATATCGTGGTTGATAGTTTAAAACAAGCTTATGAGTTAAACCAAAGCAAGAGAAATACAATAATTGGTGGTATGCTTTGGCTTAAAATGGGAAGAAAAAATATTGGAACAGCAATTGATCTTACTTCCTTAAATTTAAATAAAATTGAAGAAAGTGAAGAAAGTTTTAAAATTGGATGTATGTCAACATTGAGAGATATTGAAGTCCACAATGGATTAAATAGTTATTTCAATGGTTTGTTTTCAAAGTCTGTTGAACATATAGTTGGTGTTCAAATGCGAAATATGGCAACAGTAGGTGGAAGTGTTTATTCTAAATTTGGATTCTCTGATATTTTAACATCTCTTTTGTCATTAAATTGCTATGTAGAATTATATAAAGGCGGTACAATTACCTTAAAAGAATATGTTGAAATGCCTCTAAATAATGATATCTTAGTTAGTATAATAATTATGAAAGATAAAAGAAACGCTAGTTACTCTAGTCATAGAATAAGTTCAACTGATTTGCCAGTTCTTACATGTGCAGTTTCAAATATAGAAAAACAATGGAACATTGTATTAGGTGCTAGACCAATGAAAGCAAAACTTACTCAGTTTACTTTAAATGAAAAACCAAATGAAGAAAATATCAAATCAATGATATCTAATATAATAGACTCTACTTCTTTTGGGACAAACTATCGTGGAAGCGAAAAATACCGTCAAATTTTAGCGGATGTTCTTATTCGAAGAAACATCGAAGAAATATTACATGGAGGAAAATATGCAAGTTAA
- a CDS encoding (2Fe-2S)-binding protein has translation MQVKLWINNKEFSDDISPDTILLDYLRSKGFLSVKRGCNTSNCGLCTVLLEGKPILSCSTLAVRVSGLHITTIEGLEKEAEEFGGFLADEGAEQCGFCSPGFIMSVLAMKNELKNPTEDEIKKYLEGNLCRCSGYMGQLRSIKKYLDVKREA, from the coding sequence ATGCAAGTTAAATTATGGATTAATAACAAAGAATTCAGTGATGATATTTCGCCTGATACAATACTTCTTGATTATTTAAGATCTAAAGGTTTCCTAAGTGTAAAACGCGGGTGTAACACTTCAAACTGTGGTTTATGCACTGTATTGTTGGAAGGCAAACCAATACTTTCATGTTCAACCCTGGCAGTTCGAGTAAGTGGTCTTCATATAACAACTATAGAAGGATTAGAAAAAGAAGCGGAAGAATTCGGAGGGTTTTTAGCAGATGAAGGTGCTGAACAATGTGGCTTTTGTAGCCCTGGATTTATAATGAGTGTTTTAGCTATGAAAAATGAATTGAAAAATCCAACTGAAGATGAAATAAAAAAATACCTTGAAGGTAACTTATGTCGCTGTTCTGGATACATGGGACAATTAAGGTCTATCAAGAAATATTTAGACGTTAAAAGGGAGGCTTAA
- a CDS encoding xanthine dehydrogenase family protein molybdopterin-binding subunit — protein MNIVNKKVRKKDAMSLVTGKPVYTDDIAQDNCLIVKVLRSPHAHALIKDIDIEVAKKVPSIECILTYKDVPNSRFTTAGQTYPEFSPYDRLILDKLIRCVGDPVAIIAGWDEKSVNKSMNLIKVNYEVLEPILDFKEAKDNQIVVHPEEDFKALVDIGADNKRNICASESFKYGNIEEELKNCSHVIEQTYHTKANHQTAMETFRTYTSIDTYGRLNVVTSTQVPFHIRRILANALQIPKSKIRVIKPRIGGGFGSKQSAVSEMFPAIVTLKTGKPAKMIYSRKESLTNGSPRHESEITIRLGADENGIIKAIDMNTLWNAGAYGDHGPTTVGLAGHKAMTIYNKAKAYKFDYEVIYSNTMGAGAFRGYGATQGFFALESAVNELAAKLNIDPTILRMKNMLTQDQVENVMPTYYDEKLKSCTLDKCLIKAKEMINWDEKYPCKDIGNNKVRSVGVAVAMQGSGISYVDVGAVEVRLNDDGFYTLMIGATDMGTGCDTILAQMAADCLDCELDDIIVHGVDTDLSPYDTGSYASSTTYITGMAVVKTCEKLKTKIKAEGARLLGCTENDVEFNGKEVFSLETNKKITLKDIANMSLVGENNYLTASESHYSPTSPPPFMSGIVEIEVDKLTGKVDIIDYVAVVDCGTVINPNLARVQTEGGIVQGIGMTLYEDIVYDENGRMINDSFLQYKIPTRIDAGNIRVEFESSYEPTGPFGAKSIGEIVINTPAPAIANAVYNATKVNIRTLPITSEKIIMGMINTVG, from the coding sequence ATGAATATAGTTAATAAAAAAGTTAGAAAAAAAGATGCTATGTCACTAGTTACTGGAAAGCCAGTATATACAGATGATATAGCTCAAGATAATTGTTTAATCGTTAAAGTGTTAAGAAGCCCCCATGCTCACGCCTTAATTAAAGATATAGATATTGAAGTTGCAAAAAAAGTACCTAGTATAGAATGCATTTTAACGTATAAAGATGTTCCAAATTCAAGATTCACAACAGCAGGTCAAACATATCCTGAGTTTAGCCCTTACGACAGACTTATACTAGACAAATTAATTAGATGCGTTGGAGATCCCGTTGCAATTATTGCAGGTTGGGACGAAAAGTCAGTAAATAAATCTATGAATTTAATTAAAGTTAATTATGAAGTACTTGAACCAATTTTAGACTTTAAAGAGGCTAAAGATAACCAAATTGTTGTTCACCCAGAAGAAGATTTTAAAGCTTTAGTTGATATTGGAGCTGACAACAAAAGAAATATTTGCGCTTCAGAAAGTTTTAAATATGGAAATATTGAAGAAGAATTAAAAAATTGTTCTCATGTAATAGAACAAACATACCATACTAAGGCTAATCACCAGACAGCAATGGAAACTTTCAGAACATATACTAGCATTGATACATACGGAAGACTTAATGTAGTTACTTCAACACAAGTACCATTTCATATAAGACGTATATTAGCAAATGCTCTTCAAATACCAAAGTCTAAAATTCGTGTAATAAAACCTAGAATAGGTGGTGGATTTGGCTCAAAACAATCAGCAGTTAGCGAAATGTTTCCAGCTATAGTAACTTTAAAAACAGGAAAACCTGCTAAAATGATTTATTCTCGTAAAGAAAGCTTAACAAATGGTAGTCCTCGTCATGAAAGTGAAATTACAATACGTTTAGGTGCAGATGAAAATGGAATAATAAAAGCTATAGATATGAACACCCTTTGGAATGCAGGAGCCTATGGTGATCACGGACCAACTACAGTTGGGTTAGCAGGACATAAGGCTATGACTATTTACAATAAAGCTAAAGCTTATAAATTTGATTATGAAGTTATTTATTCAAATACTATGGGAGCAGGTGCTTTCAGAGGTTATGGTGCTACGCAAGGATTTTTCGCTCTTGAATCTGCAGTTAACGAGTTAGCTGCAAAACTTAATATAGATCCTACTATATTAAGAATGAAAAACATGTTAACACAAGACCAAGTTGAAAATGTTATGCCAACATATTATGATGAAAAATTAAAAAGTTGTACCCTAGATAAATGTTTAATTAAAGCAAAAGAAATGATTAATTGGGATGAAAAATACCCATGTAAGGATATAGGAAACAACAAAGTAAGATCCGTAGGAGTTGCAGTTGCAATGCAAGGATCAGGAATATCCTATGTAGATGTAGGAGCCGTTGAAGTAAGATTAAATGATGATGGTTTTTACACTTTGATGATTGGAGCAACTGATATGGGAACAGGTTGCGACACAATACTTGCACAAATGGCAGCTGACTGTCTAGACTGTGAACTGGACGATATAATAGTTCATGGAGTAGACACAGATTTATCCCCTTATGATACAGGATCCTATGCTTCAAGTACAACATATATTACAGGTATGGCAGTAGTAAAAACATGTGAAAAACTTAAAACAAAGATAAAAGCCGAAGGTGCAAGGCTTTTGGGATGTACTGAAAATGATGTGGAATTTAACGGCAAAGAAGTTTTTTCTTTAGAAACTAATAAAAAAATCACATTAAAAGACATTGCAAATATGAGTTTAGTTGGAGAAAACAACTACTTAACAGCAAGCGAATCTCATTATTCGCCTACATCACCTCCCCCTTTTATGTCTGGAATTGTAGAAATTGAAGTTGATAAATTAACAGGAAAAGTTGATATTATAGATTATGTTGCAGTTGTAGACTGCGGAACAGTAATCAACCCAAATCTTGCTAGAGTTCAAACTGAAGGTGGAATCGTTCAAGGTATTGGTATGACATTATATGAAGACATTGTATATGATGAAAATGGACGTATGATAAATGACTCATTCCTGCAATATAAGATACCTACCCGTATAGATGCTGGTAATATAAGAGTTGAATTTGAAAGCAGTTATGAACCGACAGGTCCTTTTGGAGCAAAATCAATAGGTGAAATAGTAATAAATACACCTGCACCAGCAATAGCAAATGCTGTTTACAATGCAACTAAAGTAAACATAAGAACATTACCTATTACAAGTGAAAAAATAATTATGGGAATGATTAACACCGTTGGATAA
- the yqeC gene encoding selenium cofactor biosynthesis protein YqeC, whose amino-acid sequence MKIKNIEKIFAIEKGDVISIVGSGGKTTLMFQLANSLKNKYRVLITTSTKIFRPSVDKYDYIYTSFDDYKNNKVEYKSGITVVSKDYNYENNKLLGIDDNILKSIINDFDVTVIEADGSRNLPLKGWKNHEPPILSKTNKTIGIIPIDVLGKKISKENIYGYEEFQNFVNNEDIVNKEIIGRICSSKVGIFKNSMGKRYLLINKADSDEDLKNAHYLANYLNDYIKGNPFDFKICISSLKNAIFYEL is encoded by the coding sequence ATGAAAATTAAAAATATAGAAAAAATATTTGCAATAGAAAAAGGCGATGTTATATCGATTGTCGGTAGTGGAGGAAAGACAACTTTAATGTTTCAACTTGCTAATAGCCTAAAAAATAAATATAGAGTGTTAATAACTACTAGTACAAAAATATTTAGGCCATCAGTTGACAAGTACGATTATATTTATACTTCATTTGATGATTATAAAAATAATAAAGTGGAATATAAAAGTGGCATTACAGTTGTTTCTAAAGACTATAATTATGAGAATAATAAACTACTTGGAATTGATGATAATATTTTAAAATCTATTATAAATGATTTTGATGTAACGGTTATAGAAGCTGACGGGTCAAGAAATTTACCTTTAAAAGGTTGGAAAAATCATGAACCTCCAATTCTTTCTAAAACTAATAAAACGATAGGAATAATACCTATAGATGTTTTAGGTAAAAAAATCAGCAAAGAAAATATTTATGGATATGAAGAGTTTCAGAATTTTGTAAATAATGAGGATATTGTTAACAAAGAAATAATTGGAAGGATATGTTCTAGTAAAGTTGGAATTTTTAAGAATTCAATGGGGAAGCGATACCTTTTAATAAATAAGGCAGATAGTGATGAAGATTTAAAAAATGCACATTATTTGGCAAATTATTTAAATGATTATATTAAGGGGAATCCTTTTGATTTTAAAATTTGCATTAGTTCATTAAAAAATGCTATTTTTTATGAATTGTAG
- a CDS encoding ABC transporter permease, which produces MNIFLNFLVAAIFAGTPLLFGTLGEIMNEKAGHLNLGVEGMMAMGACAGFMGGFLSNNLIIALLASFVAGLFGALIYAVLTITYKADQNVTGLTLTIFGTGISNFIGEFMLTNLETNSLKLPELITTQISNINIPGLSSIPIIGPLLFQYNPFVYLGIIIAILCSFYLNHTKTGLNVRAIGENPGAADAAGIKVNKLKYINVLIGGGICGIGGAYCSMIINGGVWMSNSVNGMGWISVALVIFASWSPMKAIFGSYIFGAFNILKYYIPKTLFTLPNAFYDMLPFIITALVLVITSIRKSKENSQPASCGVNYFREDR; this is translated from the coding sequence ATGAACATATTTTTGAACTTCTTAGTTGCAGCAATATTTGCAGGAACACCTCTTTTGTTTGGTACACTTGGGGAGATAATGAATGAAAAAGCAGGCCATTTAAATCTAGGTGTAGAAGGTATGATGGCAATGGGCGCATGTGCAGGATTTATGGGTGGATTTTTAAGTAATAATTTGATAATTGCATTATTAGCTTCTTTTGTAGCTGGTTTATTCGGAGCATTGATTTATGCGGTTTTAACAATTACTTATAAGGCAGATCAAAATGTAACTGGACTTACTCTTACAATATTTGGGACAGGTATTTCGAATTTTATTGGGGAATTTATGTTAACAAATTTAGAAACAAATTCTTTGAAATTACCGGAACTGATTACAACTCAAATAAGTAATATAAATATTCCTGGCTTAAGCAGTATACCTATTATTGGACCTTTATTGTTTCAATATAATCCTTTTGTATATTTAGGAATCATAATTGCAATTTTATGTAGCTTTTATTTAAATCATACAAAAACAGGATTGAATGTAAGGGCTATTGGTGAAAATCCAGGAGCTGCTGATGCAGCAGGAATTAAAGTTAACAAATTAAAATATATAAATGTATTAATAGGTGGAGGAATTTGTGGTATTGGTGGAGCCTACTGTTCTATGATAATTAATGGTGGTGTTTGGATGAGCAACAGTGTTAATGGAATGGGATGGATTTCAGTAGCTCTTGTTATTTTTGCATCATGGAGTCCAATGAAAGCAATTTTTGGTTCTTATATATTTGGAGCATTTAATATACTAAAATATTATATTCCAAAAACTTTATTTACTTTACCTAATGCTTTTTACGATATGCTACCATTTATTATAACCGCACTTGTGTTAGTAATAACTTCTATTCGAAAATCAAAAGAGAATTCACAGCCAGCGAGCTGTGGAGTGAATTATTTTAGAGAAGATAGATAA
- a CDS encoding ABC transporter permease, with the protein MNNINKKAKEPFIRTVKNSERSKMDILKLRIIAFGLSLIAGGLFILLIGYDPFHVYATIISGAFRSKMAIQATIKIMIPLLMSSLGVTLAFKMKFWNIGAEGQIIMGAIFSSYFALFHSDWPHVLLLLAMFIAGFVGGSLWGLIPAYFKSKYNTNETLFTLMLNYIALHVISFLRDGPWQDPGSSGFPKIARFDINAQLDKVFGVQFGWIIGLILVAIVFIYIKYTKQGYEISVVGESKATARYAGMNVRKVILRTMIISGGICGVTGVIQSAGSDMTLASSVAGGVGFTAIAIAWLSNLNPFGILLVSFLFSVLEKGSSVMQSTYGLSTYSASVLQGIILFFILGCEFFIRYKFVFRHKGGTQA; encoded by the coding sequence ATGAATAATATAAATAAAAAGGCTAAGGAACCATTTATTAGAACTGTAAAAAATTCTGAACGCTCAAAAATGGATATATTAAAATTAAGAATTATTGCTTTTGGCCTTTCTTTAATTGCAGGGGGATTATTTATTTTATTGATAGGCTATGACCCTTTTCACGTATATGCTACCATAATTTCGGGAGCCTTTCGTAGCAAAATGGCAATTCAAGCAACTATAAAAATTATGATTCCATTACTTATGTCCTCTCTTGGAGTTACATTAGCATTTAAAATGAAGTTTTGGAATATAGGAGCAGAAGGTCAAATAATAATGGGAGCAATTTTTTCTTCCTATTTCGCATTATTTCATAGCGATTGGCCTCATGTTTTATTATTACTAGCAATGTTTATAGCAGGATTTGTTGGAGGAAGTTTGTGGGGGCTAATTCCAGCATACTTTAAATCAAAGTATAATACAAATGAAACGTTATTTACATTAATGTTAAATTATATAGCACTTCATGTTATATCCTTTTTACGTGATGGACCGTGGCAAGATCCTGGTTCTTCTGGTTTCCCTAAAATTGCAAGGTTCGATATAAATGCTCAATTAGACAAAGTGTTTGGTGTGCAATTTGGATGGATAATTGGCTTAATATTAGTGGCCATAGTATTTATATATATCAAATATACAAAACAAGGATATGAAATAAGTGTTGTTGGTGAGAGTAAGGCTACAGCTAGATATGCTGGTATGAATGTAAGAAAAGTAATTCTTCGTACAATGATTATAAGTGGAGGAATTTGCGGCGTTACAGGAGTTATTCAGTCAGCAGGTTCAGATATGACTTTAGCATCATCTGTTGCTGGAGGCGTTGGGTTTACTGCTATTGCCATTGCATGGCTGTCAAATCTAAATCCATTCGGTATTTTGTTAGTATCATTTTTATTTAGTGTATTAGAAAAGGGAAGTAGTGTTATGCAGTCAACTTATGGATTATCTACTTACTCAGCTAGCGTTCTTCAAGGAATTATTTTATTTTTTATATTAGGATGTGAATTTTTTATTCGCTATAAATTTGTATTTCGTCATAAAGGAGGTACTCAAGCATGA
- a CDS encoding ABC transporter ATP-binding protein yields the protein MSNSSETRYAIELKNISKMFGSVVANDNINLNIKHGEILALLGENGSGKTTLMNMLAGIYYPDAGTISIGGKDVTISSPNEAIEFGIGMIHQHFKLVEIFNAMDNIVLGTKEKYMKPKILKEKILNISNKFGLEVEPEKKIYNMSVSEKQTVEIMKVMYRGANILILDEPTAVLTPQETEKLFEILRKMKEQGSAIIIITHKLHEVLNISDRVAILRKGKLIDTVETSKTNENQLTELMVGRPVSLKINRPEVKEKHTILKVIDLSVVNEDGTESLKNVNFKLKRGEILGVAGIAGSGQKELCESIAGLLKIKNGAILCNKENIIGKTPDEIINLGISMSFVPEDRLGMGLVSSMGMVENMMLKSYKKNKGFFTVKKPAKKLSENLVEKLDIVTPNVDTPVRMMSGGNVQKVLLGREIESNPNVLITAYPVRGLDINSSYMIYDLLNEQKEKGVAILFIGEDLDVLLELSDRIMVLCHGEVKGIVDARNTTKEEIGLMMAGRSLEGVDIDE from the coding sequence ATGTCAAATTCAAGTGAAACTAGATATGCAATTGAACTTAAAAATATTTCTAAAATGTTTGGAAGTGTAGTTGCTAATGACAATATAAATCTTAATATAAAGCATGGCGAAATCCTTGCTTTACTTGGAGAAAATGGTTCAGGCAAGACAACATTAATGAATATGTTGGCGGGTATTTATTATCCAGACGCTGGGACTATATCCATTGGTGGGAAAGATGTAACTATAAGTTCACCTAATGAGGCTATTGAATTTGGGATAGGAATGATACATCAACATTTTAAACTTGTTGAAATTTTCAATGCAATGGACAATATTGTTTTAGGTACAAAAGAAAAGTATATGAAGCCTAAAATATTGAAAGAAAAAATATTAAATATAAGTAATAAATTTGGATTAGAAGTTGAACCAGAGAAAAAAATATATAATATGTCTGTTAGTGAAAAACAAACAGTAGAAATTATGAAGGTAATGTATCGTGGAGCTAATATATTAATTTTAGATGAGCCAACAGCAGTATTAACACCTCAAGAAACTGAAAAATTATTTGAAATATTACGTAAAATGAAGGAACAAGGAAGTGCTATCATAATTATTACACATAAGCTTCATGAGGTTTTAAATATTAGTGATCGTGTTGCTATACTTCGTAAAGGTAAATTAATAGATACTGTAGAAACATCTAAAACAAATGAGAATCAATTAACTGAATTGATGGTAGGTAGACCGGTAAGTTTAAAAATTAATCGTCCTGAAGTAAAGGAAAAACACACAATATTAAAAGTTATAGATCTTTCAGTTGTTAACGAAGATGGTACAGAAAGTTTGAAGAATGTTAACTTTAAGCTTAAAAGGGGAGAAATATTAGGTGTAGCAGGAATAGCAGGAAGCGGACAGAAGGAATTGTGTGAGTCAATTGCTGGACTTCTAAAAATCAAAAATGGTGCTATATTATGCAACAAAGAAAATATAATTGGAAAAACACCTGATGAAATAATAAATTTAGGAATTAGTATGAGTTTTGTACCTGAGGATCGTCTTGGAATGGGACTAGTTAGTTCAATGGGTATGGTAGAAAATATGATGTTAAAATCCTATAAAAAAAATAAAGGTTTTTTTACAGTAAAAAAACCTGCCAAAAAGTTATCAGAAAATCTTGTAGAGAAATTAGATATTGTGACACCTAATGTTGACACGCCAGTACGTATGATGTCAGGAGGTAATGTACAAAAGGTTTTGCTTGGTAGGGAAATTGAATCGAATCCTAATGTATTAATAACTGCTTATCCTGTTAGAGGTCTTGATATTAATTCTTCATATATGATTTATGATTTACTAAATGAACAAAAAGAAAAAGGTGTAGCAATACTATTTATTGGAGAAGATTTAGACGTATTATTAGAACTCTCAGATCGAATTATGGTGTTATGCCATGGAGAAGTAAAGGGAATAGTTGATGCCCGAAATACAACAAAGGAAGAAATAGGACTTATGATGGCTGGACGTAGTTTGGAGGGAGTTGATATAGATGAATAA